The segment CGGTAAGGAGTGGACACACCTCACCAGTTATCTtgtttcatttatttatttatttgcacTTCACCTTCAGTTTGTGATTTTTGTTTCCCTTGTTCTAGACTTCTAGTTAGTTATTCTATAGTTGCCCCATGTCCCATGATGATGATACTCTGTGTAGGAGAGATTAAACATGTTTGTTTCCTGATGGTGGCTTTTGTAGGAGAAATTCGTCTCAATGTTTCTCTGGCTCAAAACTACTCTGAAGACACGGGGACTATTGCACATTGGGCCTCTGATGACCTTGCATCAAATTCAGACAAATCAACTGAATTGGTGAAAGGATCTTCTTTGCCGAATATTCCTATTGAAGTATCCACAGCAGTACCAGAGATCGATGAGATAGAAGTGGCCAAGGAGGATAAATCAAGCGCTGCTCCATCATTTGTCAACAAGCTATATCAAATGTTTAATAGTAAACCAAAAGATGCAGAGGCTTCTGCTCCACCTCCCTCCAAGCTGAACGACGCTTCAGATATTACGGAAGAAACGCTGTCAACCACCTCTGAAGCTCCCGAGAAGCAGGATCATGATGCCAGTGCAACTATAACCTTTGATGAGCTACTGAAGTCCTTCAGTTCTCAGCATGAGGGGAAAGAAATGCCTGAAAATTTGTCAGGTGGAGTTGTTCTTGATCAAGTTTATGCTGTTGCACCGAGTGACTTGAACACACTTCTTTTCTCTCCAAGTTCAGACTTTCTGCAATCATTTGCAGAGATGCAAGGAACTACAGGTCTTGAAGTTCAGCAATGGCGACTTGAAAATGATGGTGAAATCCTGAGGAGGGTGGTAAGCTACACAAAAGCTCCTACTAAACTAGTTAAGGCCGTGAAAGCAACAGAGGACATGACATATTTGAAGGCAGATGGAGAGATGTTTGCAGTTTTTGCAGATGTTAGTACTCCTGATGTTCCATTTGGCAATACTTTCAGAGTGGAGGTTTTGACCTGTATATTGCCAGGACCTGAATTACCAGATGACGAAAAATCTTCACGTCTTATGGTCTCTTGGCGCATAAATTTTGTCCAAAGTACCATGATGAAGAGCATGATTGAAAGTGGAGCAAAACAAGGCTTCAAGGATAACTACATTCAGTTCTCTGAGCTGCTGGCTAAATATTTTAGGCCGGTTGATGCAAAAGATACAACAGCTAGTAATGAAGTGCTTTCTTCTGTGCAACCAGAGCAAGAATCGGACTGGAAGCTAGCATTTAGAATATTTGGAAATTTCGCACTTTTGTCCTCAGTTTTTGCGTTTGTTTATGTTTCTGCCCACATCATCCTTGCCAGCCCTAGTATAATTCAAGGTCTTGAGTTCCCGGGGCTGGACTTGCCAGATTCTGCTGGTGAAGTTGTAGTTTGTGGAGTTCTTGTTCTACAAGGAAAGCGTGTGCTAAATATGATTGCACGATTTATCCAGGCGAAGAGGAAGAGAGGTACTGCATATCGCTCTTTTTATGTTGTTTCTTTTTTTATGGAGACTGCAATACATTCTTAACTCAAGTGTTAATTCATCAGAGTACTCATGTACCAACTGGTGACAGTCAGAACTACTGTAAGTAATGAAATTTCAGTAGATAAATCATGCAGTACACGGCATTCAATAGCCACAAGAGCATGTAGCTGTTAGGGCTTAAGTCAAGTGCTTCCTAATAGGACTAATAGGTTACTGTGTTTTTCTTTGATTCAACAAAACCTTCAGGTTTGAGTTACTGTTCTGGATAATTACACTCTTACAATCTGCCATATTGACCTTTTGGATTATATATTAGGTGATCATGGAGTCAAAGCACAAGGGAATGGCTGGTTGCTGACTGTTGCTCTGATGGAGGGAACCAACTTGGCAGCTACCAAATCATCTGGTTACTCTGATCCATATGTTGTATTTACATGCAATGGGAAGACAAAGACAAGTTCGATTAAGTTTCATACCCTTGAGCCTCAGTGGAATGGTAAATCTATACCTTTCCTATTTCTGTCATTCATCAGCCATTGCAGAATTCATTTGACATACATCGTCAAGCAGCTtgtcttatatatattttttatttaccaGCACTTTTTAGTTATGTGGTCCATTACTTCAGCACTTCTGTTGGACACTTCGTATTATTTATCCGTAATCTGGTCCTATATAGAACTGCAAGTTGTTGAGTTGTGTGCTATAACCTTTCCAAAACTTGCAGaaatttttgaatttgatgCCATGGAAGATCCCCCATCAGTGATGGAAATACATGTGTATGATTTCGATGGACCCTTCGACGAAGTTGCCTCCCTTGGTCATGCTGAAGTGAATTTCTTGAAATATAATAATATATCCGAGCTTGCTGACATTTGGATTCCTCTGAAAGGAAAGCTGGCTCAAGCATGTCAGTCAAAATTGCATCTAAGAATCTTCTTAAACAATACAAGGGGTAATGAAGTTGTGAAGGATTACCTGGACAAAATGGAGAAAGAAGTTGGCAAAAAGGTGAGAATTTTCTCTCCTGTCATCAGTTGTGGCCAATATCATCCT is part of the Sorghum bicolor cultivar BTx623 chromosome 10, Sorghum_bicolor_NCBIv3, whole genome shotgun sequence genome and harbors:
- the LOC8072812 gene encoding C2 and GRAM domain-containing protein At1g03370 → MRLVVRVIEARGLPPTDADGTRDAYAKAQLGKQRAKTKVVRKTLCPAWDDEFAFRVGDLRDNLLVSVLHEDRYFADDVLGQVKVPLTAVLDAENRTLGTQWYQLQPKSKKSKLKDCGEIRLNVSLAQNYSEDTGTIAHWASDDLASNSDKSTELVKGSSLPNIPIEVSTAVPEIDEIEVAKEDKSSAAPSFVNKLYQMFNSKPKDAEASAPPPSKLNDASDITEETLSTTSEAPEKQDHDASATITFDELLKSFSSQHEGKEMPENLSGGVVLDQVYAVAPSDLNTLLFSPSSDFLQSFAEMQGTTGLEVQQWRLENDGEILRRVVSYTKAPTKLVKAVKATEDMTYLKADGEMFAVFADVSTPDVPFGNTFRVEVLTCILPGPELPDDEKSSRLMVSWRINFVQSTMMKSMIESGAKQGFKDNYIQFSELLAKYFRPVDAKDTTASNEVLSSVQPEQESDWKLAFRIFGNFALLSSVFAFVYVSAHIILASPSIIQGLEFPGLDLPDSAGEVVVCGVLVLQGKRVLNMIARFIQAKRKRGDHGVKAQGNGWLLTVALMEGTNLAATKSSGYSDPYVVFTCNGKTKTSSIKFHTLEPQWNEIFEFDAMEDPPSVMEIHVYDFDGPFDEVASLGHAEVNFLKYNNISELADIWIPLKGKLAQACQSKLHLRIFLNNTRGNEVVKDYLDKMEKEVGKKIAMRSPHTNLAFQKIFSLPPDEFLINDFTCHLKRKMLTQGRLFLSPRIFGFYTNLFGHKTKFFFLWEDIEDILLVPATLSSMGSPSLVIILRKGRGMDAKHGAKQLDSEGRLKFHFQSFVSFSVAHKTIMALWKARSLTPEQKVQLVEEESETEDFQNEEGESFLGIEDAKMSGVFSSTKPFDVSTLMGIFEGGPLECRVMEKVGCMDYSVTEWEPVRADIYQRQVHYKFDKKSARHGGEAMSTQQKSPLPNKNGWLVEEVMTLEGIPVGECFNLHIRYQLENNASKQKTCTIQVSIGIVWLKSCKNRKKITQDVATSASSRLKKIFSQLEKESIPAK